In one Candidatus Eremiobacterota bacterium genomic region, the following are encoded:
- a CDS encoding fatty acid desaturase → MELRAGVGVRSHPFVPEFAIAAGPAAERRRRRAITDAHPDVRALIGTNPWSALLAVAVVAAQLGTAAAVARGPAWAIPIAAFAFGAFGAAAVNALIHEACHALIFRTRRANRAIALIANLGLVTWTAMPFFRYHARHHNAMGDYAMDVGIPTRAEAAWVGNDPLRKALWLAAFPYFQWRRVAKFRATERFWDGWMIANAALQILVTAVLLLRCGPGAIAYLLLSQSLATGFHPLGTRVIQEHVLIADGEETNDYISWASPLELNFGYHAEHHDFPRVPWNRLPRVLAAAPEFYRTRPVVRSRIALMARFILDPRCHLYRHAVRRAS, encoded by the coding sequence GTGGAACTGCGAGCCGGCGTCGGGGTAAGGTCCCATCCGTTCGTCCCGGAATTCGCGATCGCCGCGGGCCCCGCGGCCGAACGCCGGCGCCGCCGCGCGATCACCGACGCGCATCCGGACGTGCGCGCGCTGATCGGGACGAACCCGTGGTCGGCGCTGCTCGCCGTCGCGGTCGTCGCGGCGCAGCTCGGAACCGCCGCCGCCGTGGCGCGCGGTCCGGCATGGGCGATCCCGATCGCCGCGTTCGCGTTCGGCGCATTCGGCGCAGCCGCGGTGAACGCGCTGATCCACGAAGCCTGCCACGCGCTGATCTTCCGAACCCGGCGGGCGAACCGCGCGATCGCGCTGATCGCGAACCTCGGGCTCGTCACGTGGACCGCGATGCCGTTCTTCCGCTATCACGCCCGGCACCACAACGCGATGGGCGACTACGCGATGGATGTCGGGATCCCGACGCGCGCCGAGGCGGCGTGGGTCGGCAACGACCCGCTGCGCAAGGCGCTGTGGCTCGCGGCGTTTCCGTACTTCCAGTGGCGGCGCGTCGCGAAGTTCCGCGCGACCGAGCGGTTCTGGGACGGCTGGATGATCGCCAACGCCGCGCTTCAGATCCTCGTCACGGCCGTGCTCCTGCTGCGATGCGGCCCGGGCGCGATCGCGTACCTCCTGCTCTCGCAATCGCTCGCGACGGGATTCCACCCGCTCGGCACGCGCGTGATCCAGGAGCACGTGCTGATCGCGGACGGCGAGGAGACGAACGACTACATCTCGTGGGCGAGCCCGCTGGAGCTGAACTTCGGCTATCACGCCGAGCATCACGATTTCCCGCGCGTGCCGTGGAACCGGCTGCCGCGCGTCCTCGCGGCCGCGCCCGAGTTTTACCGCACCCGTCCGGTGGTGCGCTCGCGAATCGCGCTGATGGCGCGCTTCATCCTCGATCCGCGCTGCCATCTCTACCGTCACGCGGTGCGGCGAGCCTCGTAA